Genomic segment of Armatimonadota bacterium:
AGAAGGCAATCTGGCTCGGTGAGAATAACTGGGAGTTCAGGGACGGGTACAGCAAGACGCTGGGAACGAAGCCGACCTGGCTGACTGAGTTTCATGGCACGGAGGTCCGCCAGACGCGGATCGACAAGACGCCCGAGGAGATCGCGATGTACCAGAAGCGCGACGACGAGATGAGCTTCCGCGAACTGAGAGGCTACATCGGGATGCTGTCGCAGCACGGGGCGGAGGTGGCGAGGTATGAGGTCAGCCTCTACCAGAAGATCGCGATGCCGCTCACGACCCTGGTTTTCGCGCTCATAGGCGCCCCGCTCGGGCTCAGGCCTCACAGGAGCAGTTCGGCGACGGGGCTCGGGCTCTCGATAGTCATAATATTCGGCTACTGGGTGCTCATGCATTACATGACGATACTCGGTCGAAACGCGGCCGTCTCGCCTATGACCGCGAGTTTCGCGCCGACGGCGGCCTGCGCCGCGCTCGGCATTCTGCTGATCATCCGGGCAGCGAAGTAGGACCCGGAATCCGAGGCAATATGACCTGGCGAACGATAGCAGCGGCCGCCGTGTTCATCGGCATGTGCGGCTTCATAGCGTACTGGGGCGATCTGCTTGGCAGGCGGCTGGGGAAGCGCAGGCTCAGCCTGCTCGGCCTGCGCCCGCGACACACGGCGATCGTCTTCACGACGATCACCGGGATGTTGATCGCCATATTCACTATCGCGTTCATGGCGGCGATCAGCCAGCGCGTGAGGCTGTTGATGCTCGAAGGTGAGAAGATACTCCGCGACCGCGACATTCTGGTACAGAAGTTCGAGAACGCTCGAGAGGCGGCCGACGCAGCGAGGGGCGAGGCGGCAAGGGCACAGTCCGAGGCCCGCACGGCCATCCTCCAGCGGGACAAACTCGTCGGCGAAGTGAGGCGCATATCTGCCAGCCTGACCGACATGCGCGCCAAACTACTGAAGAATGAAGCCGCGCTGGTACGAACGGAGCAGGCGCTGACATCAGCCGCCGCGGAGATCAGGCAGCGAAAGGCCGAGATCGCACATCAGCGATACGAGATCCAGAACCTGGAGTCGCAGCGCGGGCTGCTCGTCGGACAGATCAGCATGCTGGAAGCGGAGATGGGAGAGGCAATCGTCAAGTACCAGCGGTACATCGCGCTGCGCGAGAAGACCGTCATCCTTCGATCCAACGAGGAACTCGTCCGCGCAACCATAGACTGCACGCAGGCGAAACCGCAGCTCCGCGGAGAGGTACTGTCGCTGCTGAACAAAGCCGACCAGAGCGCGAGGGAGAAGGGCGCCAGAGTAGGCGACAACAACCGCGCGGTCAGGATCATCACGAAGAGAATCACCGGACCGGAGGGGTCCGACGAGCAGACCGTCACGGAAAACGCGAGCATCACCGCACTCGTGGACGAACTGTCCACCGGATCCGGGACCGTAGTCCTGCGGATTGTCGCGATCGGCAACACGGTGGAGGACGAACAGGCGCTGGTGGAGTTCATCCCGAACTACAACCGCCTGGTATACTGGAAAGGGCAAGAGGTGGCCGAGGCGCGGATTGACGGAGCGGCGTCCCGTGGCGACATCTTGGGCGGGGTGATCAGCTTCCTGCGAGCGGAAGTCCGCCCGGCCGCCATCGCAAAGGGCATCATACCCTACCATGACAAGGAGCAAGATCAGTTGGCAGTCGGCTCGATGTCGCCAGACCAACTGCTGAACATAGTTGACGAGGTCAGCAGCCACGGCAGGCCGGTCGTCGTGCGGGCGGTTGCCCGGGCCGACACCTGGTCTGCGGGGCCACTCGATCTCGATTTTCGCATCGAGGCGCTGTGATGGGGACTGTCATAGCGATAGACCCCGGGCGCGAGAAATGCGGCCTCGCCGTCGTCAACGACGAGGGCGCCCTGCTGAGAAAGATTCTCCCTCCCCACGAGATCGCCGCACTCGTCGCAGACTTGATGGCGCGATACTCCACGGACACGGTGGTCATCGGGGACGGAACGCACGGAAGCACCCTTGCCGAGATGGTCCGCGACGCATCGCCGGCCCGCATCGAGTTCGTTGACGAGTCTCACACCACCCTCGAGGCACGCGCACGATACTATGAAGAGAACCCTCCGAGGGGACTACTGCGCCTGATACCCAGGGGCATGCTCGCCCCGTCCGAACCGGTGGACGACCTGGTCGCGGTCATTCTCGGCGAGAGGTACCTTGCCGCGAAAGATGCTGAAGCCTCGCGCACCTGACGATAATACCTGTGTGGGAGATATGCGGCCCAGGTGCGAGTATTGCCTGTAACCTTTGTCAGGGACCCATCGTATAAAGCCTGAGACGGGCAAATGGCGACGATCGGAGATTCTGCCCAGACGCAGGGAGGAGATACCTCTCGCGGCGGCGTACAGATAACTTGAGAACATCCATTTGTGCGGAAACTTGACAGAAACCTGGTATTTTTGCTAGGATGACAGTCAGAGAGACTATCACATCGCGCGGCACAAGGTTGAAAGGAGGTGAAACACACCTTGAATGGCCTGTGAGATTGCGCGGTGATAGGATAGGCTGGAGAAGAGAAGCTTCGAACGGAGCGCGGCAGAGCAGAGGAAACATGGTTACTCGCGCAGACGCCGCATTCGGGAGAAGCGGGAAGTCCTCCGGCCAAGTGCTACGTTAGATACATTCAAGGAGGATGAACATGAAAACACTAGCGTTCTTAATGATCGCTGGGCTCCTGCTCGGACTCGGTTCGATGGCGTTCGCGCAGGAATTCCCCGACGTCCCGCCTGATCACTGGGCGTACGACGCGGTTCAGGAGCTTGTTGACCTCGGCATCATCCAGGGATACCCGGATGGCACCTACGGCGGCAAGCGCGCAATGACTCGCTACGAGTTCGCAGAGGCGATGGCCAAGGCCGTTCCCGTCATCTCTGAGATGGCAGGAGGCGGTTACAGCGGCACCGGAGCGACCGGAGCCGTCGGAGCGAAGGGCGAGAAGGGCGACAAGGGCGAGAAGGGCGATCCCGGAGTGGGCGCCGATCAGCTCAAGTCAATCCAGAGACTGATGGACGAGTTCCAGGATGAACTGGCTTCCCTAGGCGTGCAGGTCGAAAGCGTACGCAGAGACCTGAATGCGCTCTCCGAGAGAGTCGGCATCCTGGAGGACGAAGTTGCTCGGGTCAAGATCACCGGCGCGGCGAACATGATCGTTCGCGGCGAGGTCGAGAACGTGGCAACGGCGTTCGACAGGGACCGCCGCCAGCTGGCGACGATCCACACCGGCACGCCTGAGGCGAACAACCCGATCGCCAACTCGTTCTTCTTCAACGACTTCAGTCTCGGCATCAAGGGCAGAGTCAGCGACGACGCTTCGCTCC
This window contains:
- a CDS encoding pre-16S rRNA-processing nuclease YqgF, whose product is MMGTVIAIDPGREKCGLAVVNDEGALLRKILPPHEIAALVADLMARYSTDTVVIGDGTHGSTLAEMVRDASPARIEFVDESHTTLEARARYYEENPPRGLLRLIPRGMLAPSEPVDDLVAVILGERYLAAKDAEASRT
- a CDS encoding DUF3084 domain-containing protein, encoding MTWRTIAAAAVFIGMCGFIAYWGDLLGRRLGKRRLSLLGLRPRHTAIVFTTITGMLIAIFTIAFMAAISQRVRLLMLEGEKILRDRDILVQKFENAREAADAARGEAARAQSEARTAILQRDKLVGEVRRISASLTDMRAKLLKNEAALVRTEQALTSAAAEIRQRKAEIAHQRYEIQNLESQRGLLVGQISMLEAEMGEAIVKYQRYIALREKTVILRSNEELVRATIDCTQAKPQLRGEVLSLLNKADQSAREKGARVGDNNRAVRIITKRITGPEGSDEQTVTENASITALVDELSTGSGTVVLRIVAIGNTVEDEQALVEFIPNYNRLVYWKGQEVAEARIDGAASRGDILGGVISFLRAEVRPAAIAKGIIPYHDKEQDQLAVGSMSPDQLLNIVDEVSSHGRPVVVRAVARADTWSAGPLDLDFRIEAL